GACACGAAGACGAACGCGACGGCAATCGCGAGCCTCGGCAGCGTGTCACCGGCCGCCAACGTCCCGCCGGTGGGCAGCTTCAGCGGCCCCCAGCCGTACGCGACCGTGCCCGCCGCCAACGCCACCACCGGCAGCAGCACCATGGCGGCGAGGCTGAACCCGAGGGCCACCACCAGCTTGCTCCACAGCAACCGGGCCCGGGGCACCGGCGACGCCAGCAGGTAGCGGAGCGAGGACCAGCTCGCCTCCGAGGCGACGGTGTCCCCGCAGAACAGCGCGACCGGCACCACCAGGAGGAAGCCGGCCGACACGAACAGGCAGGTGGCCGCGAAGTTCGCGCCCGAGGCCGTCGCCGTGTCGATCAGGGTGATCCGGCCGTTGCCGCCGCCGCGTTCGTCGGGCGTGCCGCCCACCGCGAAAGCGATGATCATGATGAAGGGGAGTGCCGCGAGGATCCCGCCCATCACCAGGGTCCGCCGCCGTCGCCACTGGCGCAGCGCCTCCACGCGCAAGGGCAGCGTACGGCCGGCGCGGTAGCCGTCGGCCACCTCTGTCACGGCGGGCTCTGTCACGGCGCTCACGCCGAACCTCCGATCAGGGTGAGGAACGCGTCCTCCAGCCGGCGGTGCGGTCCCACCGCGGAGACCGGCACCTCCAGCCGTACGAGTTCCGCGATCAGCTCGGCGGCCGTCGCGCCTTCGAGCCGTACGAGCAGTCCGTCGTCGGCGGTCACCACCGAACCGACCCC
This region of Streptomyces sp. NBC_00513 genomic DNA includes:
- a CDS encoding ABC transporter permease, whose translation is MSAVTEPAVTEVADGYRAGRTLPLRVEALRQWRRRRTLVMGGILAALPFIMIIAFAVGGTPDERGGGNGRITLIDTATASGANFAATCLFVSAGFLLVVPVALFCGDTVASEASWSSLRYLLASPVPRARLLWSKLVVALGFSLAAMVLLPVVALAAGTVAYGWGPLKLPTGGTLAAGDTLPRLAIAVAFVFVSQLVTAGLAFWLSTRTDAPLGAVGGAVGLTIVGNVLDAVTALGSWREFLPAHWQFAWADALQPHLEWGGMIKGTVVSVSYAVVLFALAFRGFSRKDIVS